One genomic region from Granulimonas faecalis encodes:
- a CDS encoding sugar MFS transporter, producing MAEPAPKATGPKDAVGERRGSKAVVAIALVTSLFFVWGLTMNLVNGLNSPMANYLELSATEASLLQVAYYGAYFIMAVPASLVARRYGYKGGVVLGLALFVVGSFITVPATNAASFALFLVSMFVVAAGASSLEANCNPYITKLGDERHEAMRLNLAQGFNGVGSIVGPLILAQILGVTVAAGNPGFDAAKVDFLANMRTVYIVIGVVLAVLLAVFVFVKLPVPPGDEADGSEVHDREASFARVVRRPHVALGVAAEFLYVGVQTIGMSLFSGIALDQWQGMTAAQAAMLLSVLSLLFTVGRFVSVPLLARFDAGKMLGVYMGAAAVLFLVCFLGLGPVSVVALILAFLFMSIGYPTVFSLTLRGLNGAAAKTCSSALVMSIVGGALVPLLAGALIDMTGSQTFAMIIAVPSLAFVAWYGFRGSRIGLEAS from the coding sequence ATGGCAGAACCCGCCCCCAAGGCCACCGGTCCCAAGGACGCCGTCGGCGAGCGCCGCGGCTCCAAGGCTGTGGTGGCCATCGCCCTCGTCACCTCGCTCTTCTTCGTCTGGGGCCTCACCATGAACCTGGTGAACGGCCTCAACAGCCCCATGGCCAACTACCTCGAGCTCTCCGCCACCGAGGCGTCGCTGCTCCAGGTGGCCTACTACGGCGCCTACTTCATCATGGCCGTGCCGGCCTCCCTGGTGGCCCGCCGCTACGGCTACAAGGGCGGCGTCGTCCTCGGTCTTGCCCTCTTCGTGGTGGGCTCCTTCATCACGGTCCCCGCCACCAACGCCGCGAGCTTCGCCCTCTTCCTCGTGTCGATGTTCGTGGTGGCGGCCGGCGCCTCGAGCCTCGAGGCCAACTGCAACCCCTACATCACCAAGCTCGGTGACGAGAGGCACGAGGCCATGCGTCTCAACCTCGCCCAGGGCTTCAACGGCGTGGGAAGCATCGTGGGGCCGCTCATCCTGGCCCAGATCCTCGGCGTCACCGTGGCCGCGGGCAACCCCGGCTTCGACGCGGCCAAGGTCGACTTCCTCGCCAACATGCGCACCGTCTACATCGTCATCGGCGTCGTGCTCGCGGTGCTGCTCGCCGTGTTCGTGTTCGTGAAGCTGCCCGTGCCCCCGGGCGACGAGGCCGACGGCTCCGAGGTCCACGACAGGGAGGCCTCCTTCGCCCGGGTCGTGCGCCGGCCCCACGTGGCCCTCGGCGTCGCCGCAGAGTTCCTCTACGTGGGCGTCCAGACCATCGGCATGTCGCTGTTCTCCGGCATCGCCCTCGACCAGTGGCAGGGCATGACCGCCGCCCAGGCCGCCATGCTCCTCTCGGTGCTCTCGCTGCTGTTCACCGTGGGCCGCTTCGTCTCGGTTCCCCTGCTCGCCCGCTTCGACGCCGGCAAGATGCTCGGCGTCTACATGGGGGCCGCGGCCGTGCTGTTCCTCGTGTGCTTCCTGGGCCTTGGCCCGGTGTCGGTGGTGGCCCTCATCCTGGCCTTCCTGTTCATGTCCATCGGTTACCCCACGGTGTTCTCCCTCACCCTGCGGGGGCTCAACGGCGCCGCGGCCAAGACCTGCTCGTCGGCCCTCGTCATGTCCATCGTGGGTGGCGCCCTCGTGCCGCTCCTGGCGGGCGCCCTCATCGACATGACCGGCAGCCAGACCTTCGCCATGATCATCGCCGTGCCCTCCCTGGCCTTCGTGGCCTGGTACGGCTTCAGGGGCTCCCGCATCGGATTGGAGGCGAGCTGA
- a CDS encoding IclR family transcriptional regulator: MAEETAAAPHRATARVLEVLSLLAAHDEGLSFSELCRAVGAPKGSLFPILKTMVDMRFLSLDAATGRYRMGPMTAMCGRAFERGDGTFRLLDECARGVVAACGETCQVGCRDGSRVRYLLRVDSPQAVRLASAPGATLPLYSTAIGKALLSAMDDGEVDALVPTPWERLTDETLDSPDQLHAELDEVRAGGFAFDRGETSEGVVCIALPVHEAGRVAWGIGVTTPSFRFDAAKGRLIEDVLAKARDGLEALLA; encoded by the coding sequence ATGGCCGAGGAGACCGCCGCGGCACCGCATCGGGCCACGGCACGTGTGCTCGAGGTGCTCTCCCTCCTGGCGGCCCACGACGAGGGGCTGTCGTTCTCGGAGCTCTGCCGAGCCGTCGGCGCCCCCAAGGGGAGCCTCTTCCCCATCCTCAAGACCATGGTCGACATGCGCTTCCTCTCCCTCGACGCCGCCACGGGACGCTACCGCATGGGACCCATGACCGCCATGTGCGGGCGGGCCTTCGAGCGCGGCGACGGGACGTTCCGCCTCCTCGACGAGTGCGCCCGCGGCGTGGTGGCGGCCTGCGGGGAGACCTGCCAGGTGGGCTGCCGCGACGGGTCCCGGGTTCGCTACCTGCTGCGGGTGGACTCCCCGCAGGCCGTGCGCCTGGCGAGCGCCCCGGGGGCCACCCTGCCGCTCTACAGCACGGCCATCGGCAAGGCCCTGCTGTCCGCCATGGACGACGGGGAGGTCGACGCCCTGGTGCCGACCCCTTGGGAGCGGCTCACCGACGAGACCCTCGACTCCCCGGACCAACTCCACGCAGAGCTCGACGAGGTGAGGGCCGGCGGCTTCGCCTTCGACCGGGGGGAGACGAGCGAGGGGGTCGTCTGCATCGCCCTGCCGGTACACGAGGCGGGGAGGGTCGCCTGGGGCATCGGGGTGACCACGCCGAGCTTCCGTTTCGACGCCGCGAAGGGCCGCCTGATCGAGGATGTGCTCGCCAAGGCCCGCGACGGCCTCGAGGCCCTCCTGGCCTGA
- a CDS encoding zinc ribbon domain-containing protein, with protein MKDIVATIRKESGLTQEEMARRLYVTRQAVSRWETGETAPGIDMIKLICTVFSVPLERFFEMPMEYYCQCCSMPIPDPSLHGTEADGSPSDHYCKYCYDGGDFTAKDVSMDDFIEATAQLEADAMGISREEAVSLMGTLLPHLDRWRGEAAQG; from the coding sequence ATGAAAGACATCGTCGCCACCATCCGCAAGGAGTCCGGCCTCACCCAGGAGGAGATGGCCCGCAGGCTCTACGTGACCCGTCAGGCCGTCTCTCGCTGGGAGACCGGGGAGACGGCCCCGGGCATCGACATGATCAAGCTCATCTGCACGGTGTTCTCCGTGCCGCTGGAGCGCTTCTTCGAGATGCCCATGGAGTACTACTGCCAGTGCTGCTCCATGCCCATCCCCGACCCGTCCCTCCACGGCACCGAGGCCGACGGCAGCCCGAGCGACCACTACTGCAAGTACTGCTACGACGGCGGCGACTTCACGGCCAAGGACGTGTCCATGGACGACTTCATCGAGGCCACGGCCCAGCTCGAGGCCGACGCCATGGGTATCTCCCGGGAGGAGGCCGTCTCCCTCATGGGCACGTTGCTGCCGCACCTGGACCGCTGGCGCGGCGAGGCGGCGCAGGGGTAG
- a CDS encoding amidohydrolase family protein has protein sequence MADKGLRVIDAHFHVWDLSCQNLPWLEGTDGSITCTYDLSDLEAAYAGLPGVDFVGGVYVEVDGDDPALEDRLVWDRMADDPKLLAAMLRTRVEPWMRLPVFAAGVREPLHIDSEPPRRCLEPGFLEGLRVLAAAGLPFESCSRTAELPDALRAFSQVPEETVVLNHLGNVTPDTFDDAWRDVMAGFADLPNLYVKVSGFPTADAGFCRELLGFVRETFRADRLLYASNWPVVSMYGDFAEHFARLREAFGDDGRFFCDNACACYGIDPAALD, from the coding sequence ATGGCCGACAAGGGACTGCGCGTTATAGACGCCCACTTCCACGTGTGGGACCTCTCCTGCCAGAACCTCCCCTGGCTCGAGGGCACCGACGGCTCCATCACGTGCACCTATGACCTGTCTGACCTCGAGGCCGCCTATGCCGGGCTTCCCGGCGTGGACTTCGTCGGCGGCGTCTATGTCGAGGTCGACGGCGACGACCCGGCCCTCGAGGACCGGCTCGTGTGGGACCGCATGGCCGACGACCCCAAGCTCCTCGCCGCGATGCTGCGCACCCGGGTGGAGCCCTGGATGCGCCTGCCGGTCTTCGCGGCGGGTGTCCGCGAGCCCCTCCACATCGACTCCGAGCCTCCCCGCCGCTGTCTCGAGCCAGGGTTCCTCGAGGGGCTGCGGGTGCTCGCCGCGGCCGGGCTGCCCTTCGAGTCGTGCAGCCGCACGGCCGAGCTCCCCGACGCCCTCCGGGCCTTCTCCCAGGTGCCCGAGGAGACCGTCGTGCTTAACCACCTCGGCAACGTGACCCCCGACACCTTCGACGACGCCTGGCGCGACGTCATGGCCGGCTTTGCCGACCTGCCGAACCTCTACGTCAAGGTGTCGGGGTTCCCGACGGCCGACGCCGGCTTCTGCCGGGAGCTCCTGGGCTTCGTGCGCGAGACCTTTCGCGCCGACCGCCTGCTCTACGCCTCCAACTGGCCCGTCGTCTCCATGTACGGCGACTTCGCCGAGCACTTCGCTCGCCTGCGCGAGGCCTTCGGCGACGACGGGCGCTTCTTCTGCGACAACGCCTGCGCCTGCTACGGCATCGACCCGGCTGCGCTGGACTAA
- the fucO gene encoding lactaldehyde reductase encodes MVNRFVLNPVSYHGPGAVAEIPGELLRRGKSKVFVCTDPGLVKAGIAAKVCDVLDGAGIPWELFSDVKPNPTVENVQAGVAAFEASGADAIVAVGGGSSMDTAKAIGVIAENPEFSDVVSLEGVALTKNHATFTVAVPTTAGTAAEVTINYVITDVARKRKFVCVDVNDIPEVAVVDPDMMAGMPPALTAATGMDALTHAIEGYLTKGGWELSDMCHLEAIRIISRNLRDAVAEAEGGEPGSGRTAMALGQYIAGMGFSNVGLGIVHSMAHTLSARYDTPHGVACAMLLPVGLEYNAPACGERYRAIGEAMGVEGSDSLPIDEVNRLVVAAVAELGADVGIPTACEGIVEEDLPDLAADVMADACFPGTPRDADAETIIGLYRKIM; translated from the coding sequence ATGGTCAACCGTTTCGTTCTCAACCCCGTCTCCTACCACGGCCCTGGGGCCGTGGCCGAGATCCCCGGCGAGCTGCTGCGCCGCGGGAAGTCCAAGGTCTTCGTATGCACCGACCCCGGCCTGGTCAAGGCCGGCATCGCCGCCAAGGTGTGCGACGTGCTCGACGGAGCCGGCATCCCCTGGGAGCTCTTCTCCGATGTGAAGCCCAACCCCACTGTCGAGAACGTCCAGGCCGGTGTGGCCGCCTTCGAGGCCTCCGGTGCCGACGCCATCGTGGCCGTGGGTGGCGGCTCCTCCATGGACACCGCCAAGGCCATCGGCGTCATCGCCGAGAACCCCGAGTTCTCCGACGTCGTCTCCCTCGAGGGGGTGGCCCTCACCAAGAACCACGCCACCTTCACCGTCGCCGTGCCCACCACCGCCGGCACCGCCGCCGAGGTGACCATCAACTACGTCATCACCGACGTGGCCAGGAAACGCAAGTTCGTGTGCGTGGACGTCAACGACATCCCCGAGGTCGCCGTGGTCGACCCCGACATGATGGCCGGCATGCCCCCGGCGCTCACCGCCGCCACCGGTATGGACGCCCTCACCCACGCCATCGAGGGCTACCTCACCAAGGGGGGCTGGGAGCTCTCCGACATGTGCCACCTCGAGGCCATCCGCATCATCTCCCGCAACCTGCGCGACGCGGTGGCCGAGGCCGAGGGCGGCGAGCCCGGCAGCGGCCGCACCGCCATGGCCCTGGGGCAGTACATCGCGGGCATGGGGTTCTCCAACGTGGGGCTGGGCATCGTCCACTCCATGGCCCACACCCTCTCCGCCCGCTACGACACGCCCCATGGCGTCGCCTGCGCCATGCTGCTGCCGGTGGGGCTCGAGTACAACGCGCCGGCCTGCGGCGAACGCTACCGCGCCATCGGCGAGGCCATGGGCGTCGAGGGTTCCGACAGCCTCCCCATCGACGAGGTGAACCGCCTCGTGGTGGCTGCCGTGGCCGAGCTCGGTGCCGACGTGGGCATCCCCACGGCGTGCGAGGGCATCGTCGAGGAGGACCTCCCCGACCTCGCCGCCGACGTCATGGCCGACGCCTGCTTCCCCGGCACGCCGCGCGACGCCGACGCCGAGACCATCATCGGGCTCTATCGCAAGATCATGTAG
- a CDS encoding SDR family oxidoreductase → MDLHLKDKVVFVTGGFKGIGKGIVFQLAREGAVPVVLNRKDGVEDEFVAELKEVTDRFEVYFIDLNDDDAIKPIVDEVYAKYGHIDGVVNNAGKNDNKDVETTTWREFEESIHGNLTHYYELVHECCPYLKESKGAIVNISSKTALTGQGKTSAYAAAKGAILGLTREWAAAFAKDNVRVNAIVVAEAWTPLYANWIKTFGDEEAQQARLRTITDKIPLEHRMTSVEEIADACVFLLSDRSSHTTGQWLHVDGGYVHLDRALD, encoded by the coding sequence ATGGACCTGCATCTCAAGGACAAGGTCGTCTTCGTCACCGGCGGCTTCAAGGGGATTGGCAAGGGCATCGTGTTCCAGCTGGCCCGCGAGGGGGCGGTGCCGGTCGTCCTCAACCGCAAGGACGGCGTGGAGGACGAGTTCGTCGCCGAGCTCAAGGAGGTCACCGACCGGTTCGAGGTCTACTTCATCGACCTCAACGACGACGACGCCATCAAGCCCATCGTCGACGAGGTCTACGCCAAGTACGGCCACATCGACGGCGTGGTGAACAACGCCGGCAAGAACGACAACAAGGACGTCGAGACCACCACCTGGCGCGAGTTCGAGGAGTCGATCCACGGCAACCTCACCCACTACTACGAGCTCGTCCACGAGTGCTGCCCCTACCTCAAGGAGTCCAAGGGCGCCATCGTCAACATCTCCTCCAAGACCGCCCTCACCGGCCAGGGCAAGACGAGCGCCTATGCCGCCGCCAAGGGCGCGATCCTCGGCCTCACCCGCGAGTGGGCCGCCGCCTTCGCCAAGGACAACGTGCGCGTGAACGCCATCGTGGTGGCCGAGGCCTGGACCCCCCTCTACGCCAACTGGATCAAGACCTTCGGCGACGAGGAGGCCCAGCAGGCCCGCCTCAGAACGATCACCGACAAGATTCCCCTGGAGCACCGCATGACCTCGGTGGAGGAGATCGCCGACGCCTGCGTCTTCCTGCTCTCCGACCGTTCCAGCCACACCACCGGCCAGTGGCTCCACGTCGACGGCGGCTACGTCCACCTCGACCGCGCCCTGGACTAG
- a CDS encoding UxaA family hydrolase: MSRVFDGYRRPDGRVGIRNHVLVLPTSICASDTTERIARNVEGCVSFHNQNGCSQVPADQQVTMDTMAGFAANPNVSSVLAVSLGCEGCQNDLVVEAIRERTDKPVETLVIQQVGGSIRAVEEGTRIAGRLAERAASERREPCDISELVLGTNCGGSDTTSGLGSNPLIGEVSDWLVAQGGTSVLCETSEFFGAEQILARRAATPEVASRILGIVKDYEEYVHMFGAEMRQGNPSPGNIAGGLTTLEEKSLGCIHKGGHSPINAVYPYADQLKAHEGLVIMDTPGNDPTSISGLVAGGCQLVVFSTGRGTPTGNAMAPVFRLTANRETARAMADNTDFDASATIYGPETMEQLRDAMVDDLVEVCSGRLTCAEAIGYTETALPHLCNYM; the protein is encoded by the coding sequence ATGAGTAGGGTCTTCGACGGCTACCGTCGCCCCGACGGTCGGGTGGGCATCCGCAACCACGTGCTCGTGCTGCCCACGAGCATCTGCGCCTCCGACACCACCGAGCGCATCGCCCGCAACGTGGAGGGCTGCGTCTCGTTCCACAACCAGAACGGGTGCTCCCAGGTGCCCGCCGACCAGCAGGTCACCATGGACACCATGGCCGGGTTCGCCGCCAACCCCAACGTGAGCTCGGTGCTGGCCGTGTCCCTGGGGTGCGAGGGGTGCCAGAACGACCTCGTGGTAGAGGCCATCCGCGAGCGCACCGACAAGCCCGTCGAGACCCTCGTGATCCAGCAGGTGGGCGGTTCCATCCGCGCCGTTGAGGAGGGCACCCGCATCGCCGGCAGGCTGGCGGAGCGGGCCGCCTCCGAGCGGCGCGAGCCCTGCGACATCTCGGAGCTGGTCCTGGGCACCAACTGCGGCGGCTCCGACACCACCAGCGGCCTGGGGTCCAACCCCCTCATCGGGGAGGTCTCGGACTGGCTCGTCGCCCAAGGCGGCACCTCGGTGCTCTGCGAGACGAGCGAGTTCTTCGGCGCCGAGCAGATCCTGGCCCGCCGGGCCGCCACGCCGGAGGTGGCCTCCCGGATCCTCGGGATCGTCAAGGACTACGAGGAGTACGTGCACATGTTCGGCGCCGAGATGCGCCAGGGAAACCCCAGCCCCGGCAACATCGCGGGTGGCCTCACCACCCTCGAGGAGAAGTCGCTCGGCTGCATCCACAAGGGGGGCCACAGCCCCATCAACGCGGTCTACCCCTACGCCGACCAGCTCAAGGCCCACGAGGGCCTCGTGATCATGGACACCCCCGGCAACGACCCGACCTCCATCTCCGGGCTTGTGGCCGGCGGCTGCCAGCTGGTGGTCTTCTCCACCGGCCGGGGCACTCCCACGGGCAACGCCATGGCGCCGGTCTTCCGCCTCACTGCCAACCGCGAGACGGCCCGCGCCATGGCCGACAACACCGACTTCGACGCCTCGGCCACCATCTACGGCCCCGAGACCATGGAGCAGCTGCGCGACGCCATGGTCGACGACCTCGTTGAGGTCTGCAGCGGGCGCCTCACCTGCGCCGAGGCCATCGGCTACACCGAGACGGCCCTGCCCCATCTCTGCAACTACATGTAA
- a CDS encoding RbsD/FucU family protein, whose product MLKGIPAIIGPELLRALDEMGHGDTLVLADANFPAESVGRDTLVVRCDGHGVPELLEAVLRLVPLDQYVEKPVTLMEKVPGDTVETPVWDVYDRIVAAADGRGAEAVGRIDRFPFYEAASRAYVVVATGERAQYANVIVQKGVVYESEELA is encoded by the coding sequence ATGCTCAAAGGAATCCCCGCCATCATCGGGCCCGAGCTGCTGCGCGCCTTGGACGAGATGGGCCACGGCGACACCCTCGTCCTCGCCGACGCCAACTTCCCCGCCGAGTCGGTGGGCAGGGACACCCTCGTGGTCCGCTGCGACGGCCACGGTGTGCCCGAGCTGCTCGAGGCCGTCCTGAGGCTCGTGCCCCTCGACCAGTACGTCGAGAAGCCCGTCACCCTCATGGAGAAGGTCCCGGGCGACACGGTGGAGACGCCCGTGTGGGACGTCTACGACAGGATCGTCGCCGCCGCAGACGGGCGCGGAGCCGAGGCGGTGGGCCGCATCGACCGGTTCCCCTTCTACGAGGCCGCCTCCCGGGCCTATGTGGTGGTGGCAACCGGCGAGCGCGCCCAGTACGCCAACGTGATCGTGCAGAAGGGCGTGGTCTACGAGAGCGAGGAGCTGGCCTAG
- a CDS encoding UxaA family hydrolase has product MRNAVLIDQKDNVVVAIEPLEAGTEVCYVTRTGETGRLDCVETVPLYHKVARTPIPKGENVVKYGEYIGVATCDIAAGEHVHTHNCVSTDGLRAEEVGNE; this is encoded by the coding sequence ATGCGCAACGCCGTCCTCATCGACCAGAAGGACAACGTCGTCGTTGCCATAGAGCCCCTCGAAGCCGGCACCGAGGTCTGCTACGTCACCCGCACCGGCGAGACCGGCCGCCTCGACTGCGTCGAGACGGTGCCCCTGTACCACAAGGTCGCCCGAACGCCCATCCCCAAGGGCGAGAACGTGGTCAAGTACGGCGAGTACATCGGGGTGGCCACCTGCGACATCGCCGCCGGTGAGCACGTCCACACCCACAACTGCGTCTCCACCGATGGACTGCGAGCCGAGGAGGTCGGCAATGAGTAG
- a CDS encoding dihydrodipicolinate synthase family protein, translating to MFDGVFCPSVTVTDDEGNLDLDLWGRHIDHLAEAGIDGVLLFGSIGEFYSVSLEDKKRAVSFAVERAAGRMKVFVGVGDTTFSNVLELSRHAARSGADAVLAVSPYYFGPSPQCAERYFGAIAEAQDLPVVLYNFPARTGTDLTPDLVASLAARHPAICGIKDTVDCISHTREVIGAVRAVNPEFSVLSGFDEYYLANRSSGGNGVLCGLTNAVPEVFSRMDKAYKAGDLAEAFACSQKISRYMAVYGCADLFVSAVKGAVAVEGLPISTRIFDPAVQLDDAQMERIASILGVSR from the coding sequence ATGTTCGACGGCGTGTTCTGCCCCTCGGTCACCGTGACCGACGACGAGGGCAACCTCGACCTCGACCTCTGGGGGCGCCACATCGACCACCTGGCCGAGGCCGGGATCGACGGCGTCCTCCTGTTCGGGTCCATAGGCGAGTTCTACTCGGTGAGCCTTGAGGACAAGAAGCGGGCCGTGTCCTTTGCCGTGGAGAGAGCGGCCGGGCGCATGAAGGTGTTCGTGGGCGTGGGCGACACCACCTTCTCCAACGTCCTCGAGCTGTCCCGCCATGCCGCGCGCTCCGGCGCCGACGCCGTGCTCGCGGTGTCGCCCTACTACTTCGGGCCGAGCCCGCAGTGCGCCGAGCGCTATTTCGGGGCCATCGCCGAGGCCCAGGACCTGCCGGTGGTCCTCTACAACTTCCCGGCACGCACCGGCACCGACCTCACCCCCGACCTCGTCGCTTCCCTCGCCGCCCGCCACCCCGCCATCTGCGGCATCAAGGACACCGTGGACTGCATCAGCCACACCCGCGAGGTGATCGGCGCGGTCAGGGCCGTGAACCCCGAGTTCTCGGTCCTCTCCGGCTTCGACGAGTACTACCTCGCCAACCGCTCCTCCGGCGGCAACGGCGTGCTCTGCGGCCTCACCAACGCCGTGCCCGAGGTGTTCTCCAGGATGGACAAGGCCTACAAGGCGGGGGACCTCGCCGAGGCGTTCGCGTGCTCCCAGAAGATCTCGCGCTACATGGCGGTCTACGGGTGCGCGGACCTGTTCGTGTCGGCCGTGAAGGGGGCCGTGGCCGTGGAGGGGCTGCCCATCTCCACCCGAATCTTCGACCCCGCAGTCCAGCTCGACGACGCCCAGATGGAGCGCATCGCCTCCATCCTCGGCGTCAGCCGGTAA